The proteins below come from a single Tissierella sp. MB52-C2 genomic window:
- a CDS encoding sigma-70 family RNA polymerase sigma factor produces the protein MLDQSKEKDYELYKHIKEMRDGSIESFDFIYNETSSDVYRLISMIVYNHMDRDDIMNEVYVQLWSSINNYNLDKSFGAWLHGITIHQISNFKRKNYRIFRIFEKQCSMLSREDMSYEPNIIHSEVESETIELINSLSDKLKVVIVLRYYYDYSLQEIADILEIPLGTVKSRHHSALKQLKRRINLINNVDGGRKDKEWILKEN, from the coding sequence TTGCTAGACCAGTCAAAAGAAAAAGACTACGAGCTTTATAAGCATATAAAAGAGATGAGAGATGGCTCAATCGAATCTTTTGACTTTATTTATAATGAAACCAGTAGTGATGTTTATAGATTAATTTCAATGATTGTTTATAATCACATGGATAGAGATGATATTATGAATGAAGTTTATGTTCAGTTGTGGAGTTCAATTAATAATTATAATTTAGATAAATCCTTTGGAGCATGGCTTCATGGAATAACTATTCATCAAATTAGTAACTTTAAAAGAAAGAATTATCGTATTTTTCGGATTTTCGAAAAACAATGTTCAATGCTAAGCAGAGAGGATATGAGTTATGAGCCAAACATTATTCACTCTGAAGTAGAAAGTGAGACAATTGAATTAATTAATAGTTTATCAGATAAACTAAAAGTAGTAATAGTTTTAAGATACTATTATGATTATTCATTGCAAGAGATTGCAGACATACTAGAAATACCTTTGGGAACTGTAAAGTCAAGACATCACTCAGCTCTGAAGCAGTTAAAAAGACGGATAAATTTAATAAATAATGTGGATGGAGGTCGCAAAGATAAAGAATGGATATTGAAAGAAAATTAA